A single window of Oceanidesulfovibrio indonesiensis DNA harbors:
- the casA gene encoding type I-E CRISPR-associated protein Cse1/CasA, translating to MSLNLVRDRWLPAVLESGQVERIAPWEIARADDPPVNLAPPRHDFRLALFEFLIGLVQTACPPKNGTKREQWYDAPPSPETLREAMEPYASFFNLLGERPLFQQDLTLDPKEHARSAIPIGALLINYPGDGSLDFFVKRDIGVMCPICAAMALQTMQAFAPSGGRGNRTSLRGGGPLSTIILGDDLWRTVWPNVLPLNARDVEAAPIAAELPGKVFPWAAPTRTSENGEVFRRADGHFLHHFWGMPRRFLLLPEEEHCRCELCGDESEIAIRKLIQRPSGYNYGEDWKHPLTPYNRKKTDQHPFPIHGKPYATAYTNWLPLVYGDSSGLAEPARCVQAAREDDPDIANEYRLLAGGYDMDNMKARGWCEGSFPILPLGGDAVQTFRTEVEALVKAASMVRDNLTRAIRSAVVHTSNPARSKAFSSSFFADLSASFWADTRAAFFLAAEDLAKVVQTEASDAEVKQTWARALWQEADELFMRVAGPELTHPDHARRASRAFNEMRKLNQGVYKKYLGGAITTKEAA from the coding sequence ATGTCCCTGAACCTTGTTCGGGATCGATGGCTGCCGGCTGTGCTCGAATCCGGCCAGGTGGAGCGCATCGCTCCCTGGGAGATCGCACGCGCGGATGATCCCCCCGTCAACCTCGCCCCGCCGCGCCACGACTTCCGTCTCGCCTTGTTCGAATTCCTCATCGGCCTTGTGCAGACGGCCTGTCCGCCGAAAAACGGAACCAAACGCGAACAGTGGTATGACGCGCCGCCGTCCCCGGAAACGCTCCGCGAGGCAATGGAGCCGTATGCATCCTTTTTCAATCTGCTGGGCGAGCGGCCGCTGTTCCAGCAGGATCTGACCCTCGACCCCAAGGAGCACGCCAGGAGCGCCATCCCTATCGGCGCGTTGCTCATCAACTATCCCGGGGATGGCTCGCTCGATTTCTTCGTGAAACGCGATATCGGGGTCATGTGCCCCATCTGCGCGGCCATGGCCTTGCAGACCATGCAGGCCTTCGCTCCTTCGGGCGGCCGGGGCAACCGCACATCCCTGCGCGGCGGCGGGCCGCTGTCCACCATCATTCTGGGCGACGACCTCTGGCGAACCGTGTGGCCCAACGTGCTGCCGCTGAACGCGCGGGATGTGGAAGCCGCACCGATTGCGGCAGAGTTGCCCGGCAAGGTCTTTCCCTGGGCCGCGCCCACGCGCACCAGCGAAAATGGCGAGGTGTTCCGGCGCGCGGACGGTCACTTCCTCCACCACTTCTGGGGCATGCCGCGGCGTTTCCTGCTGCTGCCGGAAGAGGAGCATTGCCGTTGCGAACTCTGCGGCGACGAATCCGAAATTGCCATCCGCAAGCTCATCCAGCGTCCCAGCGGCTACAATTATGGCGAGGACTGGAAACATCCGCTTACGCCTTATAACCGCAAAAAGACTGACCAGCACCCGTTCCCGATCCACGGCAAACCGTACGCCACGGCCTACACCAACTGGTTGCCCCTTGTGTACGGCGATTCCAGCGGTCTTGCCGAGCCTGCACGATGCGTCCAGGCGGCGCGCGAGGATGACCCTGACATCGCCAATGAATATCGCCTGCTCGCCGGCGGGTACGACATGGACAACATGAAGGCCCGCGGCTGGTGCGAGGGTTCATTCCCCATCCTGCCGCTGGGCGGCGATGCCGTGCAGACATTCCGCACCGAGGTGGAAGCACTGGTGAAAGCGGCGAGCATGGTGCGCGACAACCTGACCAGGGCGATTCGCTCGGCTGTGGTGCACACCAGCAATCCGGCGCGGTCCAAGGCGTTCAGCTCGTCCTTCTTTGCCGATCTTTCGGCAAGTTTCTGGGCCGATACACGCGCCGCCTTCTTCCTCGCAGCAGAGGATCTCGCAAAGGTTGTACAGACCGAAGCTTCGGACGCAGAGGTCAAGCAGACCTGGGCCAGAGCGTTGTGGCAAGAGGCGGACGAGCTTTTCATGCGCGTCGCCGGGCCGGAGCTGACCCACCCGGACCACGCCCGCCGCGCCAGCAGGGCGTTCAATGAAATGCGCAAGCTGAATCAGGGCGTCTACAAGAAGTATCTGGGCGGCGCCATCACCACAAAGGAGGCGGCATGA